A portion of the Luxibacter massiliensis genome contains these proteins:
- the tnpB gene encoding IS66 family insertion sequence element accessory protein TnpB (TnpB, as the term is used for proteins encoded by IS66 family insertion elements, is considered an accessory protein, since TnpC, encoded by a neighboring gene, is a DDE family transposase.) — protein sequence MLGDISGLEKIYIVCGYTDMRKSIDGLCAVIEDQLKMDPSSSALFLFCGRRRDRIKALFREPDGFVLIYKRLSVRGGYQWPRKQSEVRNLSWREFDWLMSGIDIDQPKALKAE from the coding sequence ATGTTAGGGGATATCTCCGGACTTGAAAAGATCTACATTGTCTGCGGCTACACCGATATGCGGAAGTCCATTGACGGACTCTGTGCCGTTATCGAGGACCAGCTTAAGATGGATCCCTCGTCCAGTGCTCTCTTCCTTTTCTGCGGAAGAAGACGGGACAGGATCAAAGCCTTGTTCCGTGAACCGGACGGCTTCGTTCTGATCTATAAGCGGCTGTCTGTCCGCGGCGGCTATCAATGGCCCAGGAAGCAGTCGGAAGTCCGGAACCTTTCCTGGCGGGAGTTTGACTGGCTGATGTCCGGGATCGATATTGACCAGCCCAAAGCCCTCAAAGCAGAGTAA
- the tnpA gene encoding IS66 family insertion sequence element accessory protein TnpA, whose protein sequence is MAGTRKARVPMAEQIRLINECRQSGMTDADWCRENDIAVSTFYNWVSRCRKAAADQIPAANYGHSPVPRPKQDVVPIDIVPDHIPEQHTASQMLNSHLDNSHTIEVAMKDITVHISNDADPVLLTRIFRLIQEISC, encoded by the coding sequence ATGGCAGGTACTCGCAAAGCCCGTGTTCCGATGGCGGAACAGATCAGGCTTATCAATGAATGCCGCCAGAGCGGCATGACAGATGCTGACTGGTGCCGTGAAAACGACATTGCAGTAAGCACCTTTTACAACTGGGTCAGCCGTTGCCGGAAAGCGGCAGCGGATCAGATCCCAGCAGCGAATTATGGTCATTCTCCGGTTCCCCGCCCGAAACAGGACGTGGTCCCCATTGACATTGTTCCGGATCACATCCCGGAACAGCATACAGCATCACAGATGCTAAACTCGCACCTTGACAATTCACATACGATCGAAGTTGCCATGAAGGATATCACAGTCCACATCAGCAATGATGCAGATCCGGTCCTGCTCACCAGGATATTCCGCCTGATTCAGGAGATCTCATGTTAG
- a CDS encoding DUF6361 family protein, which translates to MQLGWIDFSKEDRQKALDVINLLSEQGAVDELGIGIVRDAFANYFFPGTSTIQTRAKYFLIVPYVLREAVDGRYGKDANRVLRAIDSAEKDCGIRLLKANPKAEGVIGTRVLPKGWVARKPSDIYWNGIRTYGIFCDYGLSISEYVLLATKLREEKKVSRFGNRNDDAEENDKDDSDAGDIGNIRFWNLPIYHDDWRDNLTIELTQEEAFYLDKQIQKSTKGSLLEYVLKNHIDLNEYDDFASLTAELSEKVSEKLAYMMKLACDFNNLVYMARVRYNVMLSEGENTYANDEWSRLLPDIRHNSTVDLDAVIAELQLINPRAKSFLCGIQAAFMASDIDMADELIRKRERSLKGAARAKLSRTKEFDHSKWVGGGMLDYRFSNARRIVNDIYTGEVSADV; encoded by the coding sequence ATGCAGTTAGGATGGATAGACTTTTCAAAGGAAGACCGGCAGAAGGCATTAGATGTGATTAACCTTCTGAGTGAACAGGGAGCAGTCGATGAACTGGGAATCGGTATAGTTCGTGATGCTTTTGCTAATTATTTCTTTCCTGGAACCTCCACCATCCAGACTAGGGCAAAGTATTTCCTTATTGTCCCATATGTGCTAAGAGAAGCTGTTGATGGCAGATATGGAAAGGATGCCAATAGAGTTTTAAGAGCTATAGATTCTGCTGAAAAAGATTGTGGTATTAGATTGTTGAAGGCGAATCCAAAGGCAGAGGGAGTTATCGGAACTCGTGTATTGCCAAAAGGCTGGGTGGCTAGAAAGCCATCCGATATTTACTGGAATGGTATTCGCACCTATGGAATATTTTGTGATTATGGTTTATCTATTTCTGAATATGTTTTATTGGCAACGAAACTTCGAGAAGAGAAGAAGGTTAGCCGGTTTGGAAACAGAAATGATGATGCAGAGGAAAATGATAAGGATGATTCAGATGCAGGAGATATCGGCAATATTAGATTCTGGAATCTTCCGATTTATCATGATGACTGGCGAGACAACCTTACAATAGAGTTGACGCAGGAGGAAGCTTTTTATCTGGATAAGCAGATTCAGAAGTCAACGAAAGGGTCTCTTTTGGAATATGTGTTGAAAAATCACATTGATTTGAATGAATATGATGATTTTGCTTCTTTGACGGCTGAACTATCAGAGAAAGTAAGTGAAAAGCTGGCATATATGATGAAGCTTGCCTGCGATTTTAATAATCTAGTGTATATGGCAAGAGTAAGATACAATGTCATGCTTTCAGAAGGCGAGAATACATACGCAAATGATGAATGGAGCAGGTTGCTTCCGGATATAAGGCATAATTCGACAGTCGACCTGGATGCTGTCATTGCAGAATTGCAGCTGATAAATCCAAGAGCAAAGAGCTTTCTATGTGGGATACAAGCAGCATTTATGGCATCTGATATTGATATGGCAGATGAGCTGATTCGTAAGAGGGAACGGAGTCTGAAAGGAGCAGCCAGAGCAAAGCTAAGCAGAACAAAGGAATTTGATCATTCAAAATGGGTAGGCGGTGGGATGCTTGATTACAGATTCTCAAATGCCAGAAGAATTGTGAATGACATATATACCGGGGAGGTGAGTGCTGATGTTTAG
- a CDS encoding phospholipase D family protein: MFRPDSNRDRTDYSGILMPPDGYRLDRAVGTTYSLDLEALTAVAICLGLSEETDSKLMQNPIGMLNALQKVSDKIVLFCEAGQIKVPTKPTALSILLEKMVVEVALPKDRQLGRYPSFHPKTWVLAYVNADGDKKYRFVVMSRNLTFDRSWDISFAMDSSKNVRQKKKTEAICDFLDYLVTNVHNTSNNAGKKRNLIRGLCADIKDVSFSLDSKIFGENFEVLPLGIGKNAYRMQDDILFCKERGNANSTFNELVVMSPFLSESVIADFNLKDRALSDCKRTLITRRSELGKLKASDVDNFTIYVLKDEIIDGEDEISDELADKKKQDIHAKIYLRRKYSDVDLYLGSMNASYSAINKNVEMMLWLGTKNMYLNGNKFLEDIFCGPAQDAKNPFEQVTVADAVLETESDNRNLLEQKIKDLCRVKRQAVISEDSENAGKYKIEVEFSGIEFDSEVTVSPFNSKQEQTLSEHIEFSELEILQLSEFYEITARSGDDTIRRIIMIPTSGFPDDRESAAVNSVVKDRASFVEYIAFVLGNDYVASMLEGKQMGESGFFATSSDAMPALYEKMLKTSVEEPERIKDIGYVLKMVTDKDIIPDEFRKLYETFCNILKIRR, translated from the coding sequence ATGTTTAGACCGGATTCAAACCGAGATAGAACTGATTACAGCGGTATTTTGATGCCTCCGGACGGATATAGACTAGACAGAGCAGTAGGCACTACCTATTCACTTGACCTGGAAGCACTCACAGCTGTGGCTATATGCCTTGGATTATCTGAGGAAACAGATAGTAAGCTTATGCAAAATCCAATTGGTATGCTGAATGCATTGCAGAAGGTATCAGATAAAATCGTGCTGTTTTGTGAAGCAGGACAGATTAAAGTGCCAACAAAACCAACTGCACTATCTATTTTATTAGAGAAAATGGTAGTAGAGGTTGCACTGCCAAAGGATAGACAGCTTGGTCGATACCCGTCATTTCATCCGAAAACATGGGTATTAGCATATGTAAACGCTGATGGGGATAAAAAATATCGTTTTGTGGTAATGAGCAGAAACCTGACTTTTGACAGGAGCTGGGATATCAGCTTTGCAATGGATAGCAGTAAAAATGTCAGACAGAAGAAAAAGACAGAAGCAATCTGTGATTTTCTGGATTATCTTGTAACAAATGTGCATAATACCAGCAATAATGCCGGAAAGAAAAGAAATCTGATTCGTGGATTATGTGCAGACATTAAGGATGTATCTTTTTCGCTTGATAGTAAAATATTTGGAGAGAATTTTGAAGTGCTTCCGCTTGGTATCGGAAAAAATGCCTACCGGATGCAGGATGATATTCTATTTTGCAAGGAAAGAGGAAATGCCAATTCGACATTTAATGAGCTTGTAGTGATGTCCCCGTTTTTATCAGAAAGTGTGATTGCTGATTTTAACCTTAAAGACAGGGCATTGTCAGACTGTAAGAGAACACTTATTACCAGAAGGTCTGAGCTTGGAAAACTTAAAGCATCAGATGTAGATAATTTTACTATCTATGTATTAAAGGATGAGATTATAGATGGTGAGGACGAAATCTCAGATGAACTTGCGGATAAAAAGAAACAGGATATTCATGCAAAAATTTATCTGAGAAGGAAATATTCAGATGTTGACCTGTATCTTGGTTCCATGAATGCTTCCTATTCTGCAATTAATAAAAATGTTGAAATGATGCTGTGGCTTGGTACAAAGAATATGTATCTGAATGGGAATAAATTCTTAGAAGATATATTCTGCGGACCGGCACAAGATGCTAAGAATCCATTTGAACAGGTTACAGTTGCGGATGCTGTTTTGGAAACAGAAAGTGATAATAGAAATCTGCTGGAGCAGAAAATCAAAGACTTGTGCCGTGTGAAAAGGCAGGCTGTAATTTCAGAGGATAGTGAGAATGCCGGAAAGTACAAGATAGAGGTTGAGTTCAGTGGTATTGAATTTGATAGTGAGGTTACAGTATCACCATTTAATTCAAAGCAGGAGCAGACATTGTCAGAACATATAGAATTTTCAGAGCTTGAGATATTACAGTTATCTGAGTTCTATGAGATTACTGCAAGATCAGGTGATGATACAATCCGCAGAATTATTATGATCCCTACAAGTGGTTTCCCGGATGACAGAGAAAGTGCGGCAGTAAACAGTGTGGTAAAAGATAGGGCATCATTTGTTGAGTACATAGCGTTTGTACTTGGCAATGATTATGTAGCATCTATGCTTGAAGGAAAGCAGATGGGAGAATCCGGATTTTTTGCTACTTCGAGTGATGCAATGCCGGCACTCTATGAAAAGATGTTAAAAACATCTGTGGAAGAGCCGGAAAGAATAAAAGACATTGGATATGTGCTTAAGATGGTTACAGATAAGGATATTATACCGGACGAATTCCGCAAGCTGTATGAGACTTTTTGTAATATTTTGAAAATCAGAAGATAA
- a CDS encoding DEAD/DEAH box helicase: MSQFNIDEIEKRTLSSLKDFQRATVERVDYLFRHNQNRVLVADEVGMGKTLIARGAIVKTARLRMEEKDDLFKVIYICSNQNIANQNIRKLDVTGKNAIGSVSDTRLSMQHLKITEQENDPQIKEGYIQLIPLTPETSFRMTSGGGSVQERALMYAILRRMPDFKGHAASLEKFMIMDAVKAWDGWAKWSFENRVAECEKMTKGVYPQNVIDKILNYQEYESIREMLLNHLHERRYNKQLTYSNYYVMNKLRVMFARISVSMLEPDLVIMDEFQRFKFLLSSDDSELGILAHSFLSGHDTRVLLLSATPYKLYSTLEEIDENQLDEHYAEFFQVMNFLFDDEVKDTKFKEVWKNYSHALSELKAGDSAIIRMKELAENAMYQGVSRTERISVMDSGDYTDDSSVKHHLQIDENDINSYIQMSRLLSKTDSNHTLPVDYAKSCPYLMSFMKKYKIKEQIEKYYTKHPDEFGSEREQSLLWLNRNKINKYDELPKTNARLEALKEKAFTGGAEKYLWIPPSLPYYEMQGAYKNSKGFSKILVFSAWEMVPRMIGALVSYEAERLTVGKLVHQIKNQDKKNTGYFAEGSRRYPVARLRFNVSNGEVRGMSLFALLYPSKTLSDMYLPIESLNNHESLEVIEKSVRLKLKEKLAVIDEKYSNSSSNKEDARWYYLAPMLMDGVFYAKHWIDDIVWEMNADEEDTTSEVRSSSKDKRNKGFIAHIDRLRSYLDAPEEIHLGRKPDDLLETLVNMVLGSPAICIYRSNGRSTARATSLAKVFVNNFNLPESTAIIDLAYGRCRDDNSHWQNVLKYCKDGCFQAMIDEYIHMLKETAGFQSEGNQYQIVHDMMMDSLKIHTATYIADTYPDFKKRINGAYKKSDGCRIRSSYAVGFTKDAGDNSKVVMRKENIRNAFNSPMRPFVLATTSIGQEGLDFHNYCRVIMHWNLPRNPIDLEQREGRINRFKCLAIRQNVADKYGKAVGMEFKRDIWKEMFEAAKAEKQDDQSELVPFWCFGKNQSVKIERLVPMYPMSKDEVNYERLIKILSLYRLTLGQARQEELLEYLFKEFKDTSGLKELFIDLSPFSKGKEG; the protein is encoded by the coding sequence ATGTCACAATTTAATATAGATGAAATTGAAAAGCGTACCCTCTCCAGTCTGAAGGATTTTCAAAGAGCGACTGTTGAGAGAGTGGATTATCTGTTCAGGCATAATCAGAATCGTGTGCTTGTAGCAGATGAGGTGGGCATGGGAAAAACTCTTATTGCTAGGGGAGCAATTGTAAAGACTGCAAGGCTTAGAATGGAAGAGAAAGATGATCTGTTTAAGGTAATTTATATCTGCTCTAATCAGAACATAGCAAATCAGAATATCAGAAAGCTTGATGTAACAGGAAAGAATGCCATCGGTTCAGTATCAGATACCAGACTGTCTATGCAGCATTTAAAGATTACCGAGCAGGAGAACGATCCACAGATAAAGGAAGGCTATATACAGCTTATCCCGCTTACACCGGAAACATCTTTCCGCATGACCTCCGGAGGCGGAAGTGTGCAGGAAAGAGCACTTATGTATGCCATTTTAAGGAGAATGCCGGACTTTAAAGGTCATGCAGCTTCTCTTGAAAAATTTATGATAATGGATGCTGTAAAAGCATGGGATGGATGGGCAAAATGGAGCTTTGAAAATCGTGTGGCAGAATGCGAAAAGATGACGAAAGGTGTATACCCACAAAATGTGATAGATAAAATACTGAATTATCAGGAATATGAAAGTATAAGGGAAATGCTGCTTAATCATTTGCATGAAAGAAGATACAATAAACAGCTTACATATTCCAATTATTATGTGATGAATAAGCTTCGTGTGATGTTTGCGAGAATCAGTGTATCCATGCTTGAGCCGGATCTGGTAATCATGGATGAGTTTCAGCGATTTAAGTTCCTTTTGTCATCCGATGACAGTGAGCTTGGTATCCTTGCACACAGTTTCCTTAGTGGACATGATACAAGGGTGCTTCTATTGTCGGCTACACCATATAAATTGTATTCTACCCTTGAAGAGATAGATGAAAATCAGCTTGATGAGCATTATGCAGAGTTTTTTCAGGTTATGAACTTTCTTTTTGATGATGAAGTCAAAGATACTAAATTCAAGGAAGTGTGGAAGAATTATTCTCATGCTCTAAGTGAGTTGAAAGCAGGAGATAGTGCTATTATCCGTATGAAGGAACTGGCAGAGAATGCGATGTATCAGGGAGTCAGCAGGACAGAGCGTATATCAGTCATGGATTCAGGTGATTATACGGATGACAGCAGCGTGAAACATCATTTGCAGATAGATGAAAATGACATAAACTCCTATATACAGATGTCACGATTGCTGTCAAAAACAGATTCAAATCACACTTTACCGGTAGATTATGCAAAGAGCTGTCCGTATCTTATGTCCTTTATGAAGAAATATAAGATTAAGGAGCAGATTGAAAAATATTATACAAAACATCCGGATGAATTTGGAAGTGAAAGAGAACAAAGTCTTTTGTGGCTGAATCGCAATAAAATCAATAAATATGATGAACTGCCGAAAACCAATGCAAGGCTTGAAGCATTGAAAGAAAAGGCATTTACCGGTGGGGCAGAAAAATATCTGTGGATTCCTCCATCACTGCCATATTATGAGATGCAGGGAGCATATAAAAACAGTAAAGGATTTTCAAAAATACTTGTTTTTTCTGCATGGGAGATGGTTCCACGAATGATAGGTGCACTTGTTTCCTACGAAGCGGAAAGACTTACAGTTGGAAAACTGGTACATCAGATTAAGAACCAAGATAAGAAGAATACAGGTTATTTTGCGGAAGGTTCGAGGAGATACCCGGTGGCAAGACTGAGGTTTAATGTCTCAAATGGAGAAGTAAGAGGCATGAGCCTATTTGCACTGCTTTACCCATCTAAGACACTTTCGGATATGTATTTACCGATTGAGTCATTGAATAATCATGAATCATTGGAAGTAATAGAAAAATCGGTACGGCTGAAATTGAAAGAGAAGCTTGCAGTAATCGATGAAAAGTATAGTAATTCGTCTAGCAATAAGGAGGATGCCAGATGGTATTATCTTGCACCGATGCTCATGGATGGAGTCTTTTATGCAAAACATTGGATAGACGATATTGTGTGGGAAATGAATGCTGATGAAGAGGATACAACATCTGAGGTCAGAAGCAGTTCGAAGGATAAAAGAAATAAAGGATTTATTGCTCATATTGATAGGCTAAGAAGTTATCTCGATGCACCGGAAGAGATTCATCTTGGAAGAAAGCCGGATGATCTTCTGGAAACATTGGTAAATATGGTATTAGGATCGCCAGCAATATGCATCTATCGTTCAAATGGAAGAAGCACAGCCAGAGCAACATCACTGGCAAAAGTGTTTGTGAATAATTTTAACTTACCAGAGTCAACAGCTATTATTGACCTTGCCTATGGTAGATGCAGAGATGATAATTCCCATTGGCAGAATGTACTTAAATACTGTAAGGATGGCTGCTTTCAGGCAATGATTGATGAGTATATCCATATGTTGAAAGAAACGGCGGGTTTTCAGTCAGAGGGTAACCAGTATCAAATCGTTCATGATATGATGATGGATTCATTGAAAATACATACAGCTACCTATATCGCTGATACTTATCCTGATTTCAAAAAGCGTATTAACGGAGCTTACAAGAAAAGTGACGGGTGTCGAATCAGGTCAAGTTATGCGGTAGGATTTACAAAGGATGCGGGAGATAATTCCAAGGTAGTCATGCGTAAAGAAAACATTAGAAATGCATTTAATTCACCAATGCGTCCGTTTGTGCTTGCTACAACATCTATCGGGCAGGAAGGACTTGATTTTCATAACTACTGTCGTGTGATTATGCACTGGAATCTTCCTAGAAATCCGATTGATCTTGAGCAGAGAGAGGGAAGAATTAACAGATTTAAGTGCCTGGCAATCAGACAGAATGTTGCCGATAAATATGGTAAGGCAGTCGGAATGGAGTTTAAGCGTGACATTTGGAAAGAAATGTTTGAAGCAGCAAAAGCGGAAAAGCAGGATGATCAATCAGAACTTGTACCATTCTGGTGTTTTGGGAAAAATCAGAGTGTAAAGATAGAGAGACTTGTGCCAATGTATCCGATGAGTAAGGACGAGGTGAATTATGAAAGACTGATAAAGATTCTATCTCTTTATCGGCTCACATTGGGTCAGGCAAGGCAGGAAGAACTTCTGGAATATTTGTTCAAGGAATTTAAAGATACAAGCGGATTGAAAGAATTATTTATTGATTTGAGTCCGTTTTCAAAAGGAAAAGAGGGCTGA
- a CDS encoding GIY-YIG nuclease family protein: MAYGKSIELFLVNGTADSLTIAELSNWNGKAIKIPRIEVSSCYREDIAQAGVYFLFCKEDDGTDSVYIGEAENVKERLLQHLRDYQAEKEKYYWTTAVIFIGRDLNKALIRYLENRFVDIARQCKRYLVLTKNTYRNTVMKESQIAVMEEFIDNVRILISVLGYKVLEPVNKPATIEENDGNEIEKEEIKLHLERTVKGIGKIEADGIRTSEGFVVLNGSHIAPEDDETISAGIKEKRNKANIVEGILQEDVLFSSPSGAAMFVVGKSANGLTSWKNADGITLKDIESDETK; this comes from the coding sequence ATGGCGTATGGAAAGTCTATAGAGCTGTTTTTGGTCAATGGAACAGCGGATAGCTTGACTATAGCGGAGTTGTCAAATTGGAATGGAAAAGCAATTAAGATACCAAGAATAGAAGTGTCTTCGTGCTATAGAGAGGATATTGCTCAAGCGGGAGTATATTTCCTCTTTTGCAAAGAAGATGATGGAACAGATTCAGTATATATCGGAGAAGCGGAAAATGTAAAAGAACGTTTGTTGCAACATTTGCGAGACTATCAAGCTGAAAAAGAGAAATATTATTGGACCACGGCAGTGATTTTTATAGGGAGAGACCTGAACAAGGCATTGATTCGTTATCTTGAAAATCGATTTGTAGACATTGCAAGACAGTGTAAACGATATCTGGTGCTTACAAAAAACACTTATCGAAATACGGTGATGAAGGAATCACAAATAGCAGTTATGGAAGAATTTATTGATAATGTGAGAATTTTGATAAGTGTTTTAGGATATAAAGTATTGGAACCAGTCAATAAACCAGCAACTATAGAAGAAAATGATGGTAACGAAATTGAAAAAGAAGAAATAAAGTTGCACTTAGAAAGAACAGTGAAGGGAATAGGAAAGATAGAAGCTGATGGTATTCGTACATCTGAAGGTTTTGTAGTGCTAAATGGGAGTCATATTGCTCCAGAGGATGATGAGACAATCTCAGCAGGTATTAAAGAAAAGAGAAATAAAGCTAATATTGTAGAGGGTATTCTACAGGAGGATGTTTTGTTTTCAAGTCCATCTGGTGCAGCAATGTTTGTGGTAGGTAAGAGTGCTAACGGATTGACAAGCTGGAAAAATGCAGACGGTATTACACTTAAAGATATTGAAAGCGATGAAACAAAATGA
- a CDS encoding macro domain-containing protein, with the protein MPFKIVRNDITKVKADVIVNTANPNPICASGTDLAIYEAAGKEKLLAERTNIGKIARGDIAVTGAYNLKAKYIIHTVGPVWTDGKNHEFEILENCYRKSLQKALELECESIAFPLISTGVYGFPKDKALQIAVSVFSQFLTENEMEIILVVFDKRSFQLSGQIVGDIDSYIDANYVKESHRKEYPVRSRSNARMRELPEEAFYEEMLQREAEDNYPLEEDIGLAEPCMLSADISLEDQLANIGVSFHDKLFELIDESHLDNKDVWKRANLDRKHFSKIQCDQNYHPKKKTVMALCIALKLDLEQSKDLLARADWAFSPSSKVDLIVQKAITDKQYDIMQLNVTLFKYTNEILGV; encoded by the coding sequence ATGCCATTTAAGATAGTTCGCAACGATATAACAAAAGTAAAAGCAGATGTGATTGTAAATACTGCCAATCCGAATCCAATATGTGCAAGCGGTACAGACTTAGCCATATATGAGGCAGCAGGAAAAGAAAAGCTTCTCGCAGAAAGAACGAATATCGGCAAAATTGCAAGAGGTGATATTGCTGTTACCGGTGCATATAATCTAAAGGCAAAATATATTATTCATACAGTAGGACCGGTATGGACAGACGGAAAGAATCATGAATTTGAAATTCTCGAGAATTGTTATCGAAAATCATTACAGAAAGCATTGGAGCTTGAATGTGAAAGTATAGCATTTCCACTGATTTCGACAGGTGTATATGGATTTCCCAAGGATAAGGCATTACAGATTGCTGTGTCAGTATTCAGTCAGTTTCTTACTGAAAATGAAATGGAAATTATACTTGTAGTGTTTGATAAAAGGTCTTTTCAGCTGTCCGGTCAGATTGTTGGGGATATTGATTCCTACATAGATGCTAATTATGTCAAGGAAAGTCATAGAAAAGAATATCCGGTGCGAAGCAGAAGCAACGCTCGCATGAGAGAATTGCCAGAGGAAGCGTTCTATGAGGAAATGCTTCAAAGAGAAGCAGAAGATAACTATCCACTTGAGGAAGATATAGGGTTAGCAGAGCCTTGTATGCTGTCAGCAGACATTTCTTTGGAAGACCAGCTTGCAAATATTGGCGTTTCATTTCATGATAAATTATTTGAGCTGATCGACGAATCGCATCTTGATAATAAGGATGTGTGGAAACGGGCAAACCTTGATAGAAAACATTTTTCAAAGATTCAATGTGACCAGAATTATCATCCAAAGAAGAAGACTGTGATGGCACTCTGCATTGCACTGAAGCTTGATCTGGAACAGTCGAAAGACTTACTTGCCAGAGCAGACTGGGCATTTAGCCCAAGTAGTAAGGTGGATCTGATCGTGCAGAAGGCTATTACAGATAAGCAGTATGATATTATGCAGCTGAATGTGACATTATTTAAGTATACGAATGAAATTCTTGGAGTATAG
- a CDS encoding ADP-ribosylglycohydrolase family protein: MYGAILGDIIGSPFEFDRGDKTKNFDLFSEGCGFTDDSVMTIAVGEALMAVGPKAAVKEIEEAVASNMQDWGKRYPHAGYGGSFRHWLKENNPKPYGSYGNGSAMRVSAAGWLYDSIERTREVARATANVTHYHPEGIKGAEATASAIYMARNGSSKEEIKEYIEGEFNYNLDRTLDEIRPEYHMDETCQRTVPEAIIAFLESKDFEDAVRNAVSLGGDTDTLGAITGSIAEAFYGIPAVLIAECKSRIDKGLMTDVLDEFDHVLGRSMDTYSDEMDEIQADQMIEAAIDQYYIQQDKNGMLLFMEVMVTRMQQAGEVVVPYITENPFMSEEQISKVKAGDTISLDHDVRLKIETVKDADEKEWIGVFTSSDEMHKGSAGNVQMNQSIESILRLALNWEQVNGIVINPFGKYIQMTKKMIELLINGYEHYENERKIKDDENN, translated from the coding sequence ATGTACGGAGCAATTTTAGGAGATATTATTGGAAGCCCGTTTGAGTTTGACAGAGGTGATAAAACAAAGAACTTTGATTTGTTTAGTGAAGGCTGTGGCTTTACAGATGATTCTGTTATGACAATAGCAGTTGGAGAAGCTCTCATGGCAGTCGGACCAAAAGCTGCAGTAAAGGAAATTGAAGAGGCGGTAGCATCCAATATGCAGGATTGGGGAAAAAGATATCCACATGCAGGTTATGGTGGAAGCTTCAGACATTGGCTTAAAGAAAATAATCCGAAGCCATACGGAAGCTATGGAAATGGTTCAGCCATGAGAGTGTCAGCGGCAGGCTGGCTTTATGATTCAATTGAAAGAACAAGAGAGGTAGCAAGAGCGACAGCAAATGTGACACATTATCATCCAGAAGGTATAAAGGGTGCAGAGGCAACTGCAAGTGCAATATACATGGCAAGGAATGGCTCTTCAAAAGAAGAGATCAAAGAGTATATAGAGGGAGAGTTTAACTATAATCTTGATAGAACACTTGATGAGATCAGACCTGAATATCACATGGATGAGACATGTCAGAGAACAGTACCAGAGGCAATCATCGCATTTCTGGAATCCAAGGATTTTGAGGACGCAGTGCGTAATGCAGTATCACTTGGTGGAGATACGGATACACTTGGAGCCATTACAGGAAGTATTGCAGAAGCATTTTATGGAATCCCTGCTGTGCTGATTGCAGAGTGTAAAAGTCGGATTGATAAGGGACTGATGACGGATGTCCTTGATGAATTTGATCATGTTCTTGGCAGGAGCATGGATACTTATTCAGATGAAATGGATGAGATACAGGCAGATCAGATGATTGAGGCAGCAATCGATCAGTATTATATTCAGCAGGATAAAAATGGAATGTTGTTATTTATGGAAGTTATGGTAACAAGAATGCAGCAGGCAGGAGAAGTTGTTGTTCCATATATTACGGAAAATCCTTTTATGTCGGAAGAACAGATAAGTAAAGTAAAGGCTGGTGACACGATTTCACTTGACCATGATGTAAGACTTAAAATAGAAACTGTAAAAGATGCTGATGAAAAAGAATGGATTGGAGTATTTACATCTTCTGATGAAATGCATAAGGGTTCTGCTGGAAATGTGCAGATGAATCAGTCTATTGAATCAATACTTCGTCTGGCTCTTAATTGGGAACAGGTAAATGGAATTGTGATTAATCCTTTTGGTAAGTATATTCAGATGACAAAGAAGATGATAGAGCTTTTAATCAATGGGTATGAACATTATGAGAATGAAAGGAAGATCAAAGATGATGAGAACAATTAA